The proteins below are encoded in one region of Lactuca sativa cultivar Salinas chromosome 3, Lsat_Salinas_v11, whole genome shotgun sequence:
- the LOC111888360 gene encoding uncharacterized protein LOC111888360, translated as MCNFDLAELRTNRLMQMNALKELRNQAYTNSLIYKEKTKKWHDKRLKGNKDFHEGQKMLLFNSRLKLFPGKLKTRWDGPFVVKQAFPHGAIELLSKDGTPFKVNGQRVKTYEEGIPKDEGLEEGLDLEESTATICLFQSSSLHKMIA; from the exons ATGTGTAATTTTGACTTGGCTGAACTTCGTACCAACCggttaatgcaaatgaatgcccttaaagaacttagaaatcaagcaTACACAAATTCCTTAATATACAAAGAGAAGACTAAAAAATGGCATGACAAGAGACTAAAGGGTAATAAGGACTTTCATGAAGGACAAAAAATGCTACTCTTCAATTCAAGGTTAAAGCTTTTTCCGGGCAAGCTGAAAACAAGGTGGGATGGGCCTTTTGTGGTTAAACAAGCTTTCCCACATGGAGCTATCGAGCTTTTATCGAAAGATGGAACCCCTTTCAAGGTTAATGGGCAACGGGTGAAGACATATGAAGAAGGAATCCCAAAAGACGAAGGACTTGAAGAAGGGCTTGATTTGGAGGAAAGCACTGCAAC gaTTTGTCTTTTTCAATCTTCTTCTTTGCATAAAAtgattgcttga